A stretch of Paenibacillus mucilaginosus 3016 DNA encodes these proteins:
- the rsgA gene encoding ribosome small subunit-dependent GTPase A: MTTTDMAEWGWDPKWAEAFGEYREAGLVPGRVTLEHKHIYRVMTEEGELLGEIAGRMRHEAFGRADYPAVGDWVALQPRPADGRATIHGVLPRRSKFSRKAAGPAVAEQIVAANVDTVFLVHALNQDFNLRRLERYLTLAYESGAQPVVLLSKADLCADVPGRVADVEGIAPGVPIHAVSSLQDEGLEALRPYLAGGRTAALLGSSGAGKSTLANRLYGEEVLHTGGIREGDDRGRHTTTHRELVRLPEGGLLIDTPGMRELQLWDADSGLDLAFRDIEALAAGCRFSDCSHGGEPGCAVQAALEEGTLQAARYRSYVKLQKELAFEARREDPALQREERDRWKKIHKQVRKSPGRH; this comes from the coding sequence TTGACGACAACAGATATGGCCGAGTGGGGCTGGGATCCCAAGTGGGCTGAAGCGTTCGGGGAATACCGCGAAGCGGGCTTGGTGCCCGGGCGGGTCACCCTGGAGCATAAGCACATCTACCGGGTCATGACGGAGGAAGGCGAACTGCTCGGGGAGATTGCCGGGCGAATGCGCCATGAGGCGTTCGGGCGGGCCGATTATCCGGCGGTGGGCGATTGGGTGGCCCTGCAGCCCCGGCCCGCAGACGGGCGCGCCACGATTCACGGCGTGCTGCCGCGCCGGAGCAAGTTCTCCCGCAAGGCGGCCGGCCCGGCCGTCGCAGAACAGATCGTGGCCGCCAACGTGGACACGGTTTTCCTGGTGCATGCGCTGAACCAGGACTTCAACCTGCGGCGGCTGGAGCGGTATTTGACCCTCGCCTATGAAAGCGGCGCCCAGCCGGTGGTGCTGCTCAGCAAGGCGGACTTGTGCGCGGATGTGCCGGGACGGGTCGCCGATGTGGAAGGCATCGCCCCCGGCGTTCCGATCCACGCGGTCTCTTCGCTGCAGGATGAGGGACTCGAGGCGCTGCGTCCGTACCTCGCGGGAGGCCGGACGGCGGCGCTGCTTGGTTCCTCGGGCGCCGGCAAATCGACGCTCGCCAACCGCCTGTACGGCGAGGAAGTGCTGCACACCGGCGGGATCCGCGAGGGGGATGACCGCGGACGCCATACTACCACGCACCGCGAGCTGGTGAGGCTGCCGGAGGGCGGCCTGCTGATCGACACGCCTGGGATGCGGGAGCTGCAGCTGTGGGATGCCGACAGCGGGCTTGACCTGGCCTTCCGCGATATCGAGGCGCTGGCCGCGGGCTGCCGCTTCAGCGACTGCAGCCATGGGGGCGAGCCCGGCTGTGCGGTGCAGGCGGCCTTGGAAGAAGGCACGCTTCAGGCGGCCCGCTACCGCAGCTACGTGAAGCTGCAGAAGGAGCTGGCGTTCGAGGCGCGCAGGGAGGACCCGGCGCTGCAGCGGGAGGAACGCGACCGGTGGAAGAAGATTCACAAGCAGGTGCGCAAGTCGCCGGGCCGGCACTGA
- a CDS encoding NAD(P)H-dependent oxidoreductase, with product MKTLVLVVHPNLAASQVNHRWAAAIEGQEGVTVHRLYEAYPDWQIDVAKEQALLEAHDRIVFQFPFYWYSSPPLLKKYLDDVLTYGWAYGSAGTKLHGKELLVAISMGGAHEDYQPGGRNQFTIPELLRPFQATSNMTGMKYLPVFSYGGLLKQSEADLDRSAELYVQHALRAEFSPLPLIEV from the coding sequence ATGAAAACGTTAGTGCTTGTTGTCCACCCGAACCTGGCTGCATCCCAGGTGAACCACCGCTGGGCGGCAGCGATCGAGGGGCAGGAGGGAGTGACCGTTCACCGCCTGTATGAGGCGTATCCGGATTGGCAGATCGACGTGGCGAAGGAGCAGGCGCTTCTGGAAGCTCATGACCGGATTGTGTTCCAGTTTCCCTTCTACTGGTACAGCTCGCCGCCCCTCCTCAAAAAATACCTGGACGACGTGCTGACCTACGGCTGGGCGTACGGCTCGGCAGGCACAAAGCTGCACGGCAAGGAGCTGCTTGTGGCCATCTCCATGGGAGGGGCGCATGAGGACTACCAGCCCGGCGGCCGGAACCAGTTTACGATTCCCGAGCTTCTGAGGCCGTTTCAGGCCACGAGCAATATGACGGGCATGAAATACCTTCCGGTGTTTTCCTACGGGGGCCTTCTGAAGCAGAGCGAAGCGGATCTGGACCGGAGTGCGGAGCTCTATGTGCAGCATGCGCTCCGTGCCGAATTTAGCCCGCTGCCGCTGATCGAAGTGTAA
- a CDS encoding glutamine--tRNA ligase/YqeY domain fusion protein, which translates to METAKPAAPASSNNFIKTIVTEDLKSGKVKEVVTRFPPEPNGYLHIGHAKSICLNFEIADEFGGRTHLRFDDTNPAKEDTEFVESIKEDVAWLGFEWERLTFASDFFGEMYDRAVLLIRKGLAYVDDQSADQIRESRGTLTEPGKESPYRGRSVEENLDLFARMRAGEFANGEKVLRAKIDMASPNINLRDPVIYRISHAHHHNTGDAWCIYPMYAFAHPLEDAIEGVTHSICTLEFADQRPLYDWVVRECEMDCTPHQYEFGRLNLTNTVMSKRKLKLLVDEKVVDGWDDPRMPTISGLRRKGFTPEAIRDFCREIGVVKTNNSVVDDKMLEHFIREDLKLKAPRTMAVLQPLKVIITNYPEGQIEQLEAENNSENEAMGSRQIPFSREIYIERDDFMEEPVKGYHRLYPGNEVRLKHAYFIKCENFVKDADGSVIELHCTYDPETKSGSGFTGRKVKGTIHWIEATQARPAEFRLYEPLILEEEGEESESFLDNINPKSLEKLQGFVENNMKDAKAQDKFQFFRHGYFNVDPKETTGEKLVFNRIVSLKSSFDAKK; encoded by the coding sequence ATGGAAACAGCAAAACCGGCTGCGCCGGCATCATCCAACAACTTTATCAAAACCATCGTCACCGAAGACCTCAAATCGGGCAAGGTGAAAGAAGTCGTCACCCGGTTCCCGCCGGAGCCGAACGGCTACCTGCATATCGGACACGCCAAGTCGATCTGTCTCAACTTCGAGATCGCCGACGAGTTCGGCGGCCGGACGCATCTTCGTTTCGACGACACGAACCCTGCGAAGGAAGATACCGAGTTCGTCGAATCGATCAAGGAAGACGTCGCGTGGCTCGGCTTCGAATGGGAGCGCCTGACCTTCGCCTCCGATTTCTTCGGCGAAATGTATGACCGCGCCGTGCTGCTCATCCGCAAAGGCCTCGCTTACGTCGACGACCAGAGCGCCGACCAGATCCGCGAGAGCCGCGGCACGCTGACCGAGCCCGGCAAGGAGAGCCCTTACCGCGGACGCAGCGTCGAAGAGAACCTCGATCTCTTCGCCCGCATGCGTGCAGGGGAGTTCGCCAACGGGGAGAAGGTGCTCCGCGCCAAGATCGACATGGCTTCGCCGAACATCAACCTGCGCGACCCGGTCATCTACCGAATCTCGCATGCGCATCACCACAACACGGGCGATGCCTGGTGCATCTACCCGATGTATGCCTTCGCCCACCCGCTGGAGGATGCCATCGAGGGTGTAACCCACTCGATCTGTACGCTCGAGTTCGCCGACCAGCGCCCGCTGTACGACTGGGTCGTCCGGGAATGCGAGATGGACTGCACCCCGCACCAGTACGAATTCGGACGGCTGAACCTGACCAACACGGTCATGAGCAAAAGAAAGCTGAAGCTCCTCGTCGACGAGAAGGTCGTGGACGGCTGGGACGATCCGCGCATGCCGACGATCTCAGGTCTGCGCCGCAAAGGCTTCACGCCGGAGGCGATCCGCGACTTCTGCCGCGAGATCGGCGTCGTGAAGACGAACAACAGCGTCGTGGATGATAAGATGCTCGAGCACTTCATCCGCGAGGACCTGAAGCTGAAGGCTCCGCGTACGATGGCGGTTCTGCAGCCGCTTAAGGTAATCATCACGAACTATCCGGAAGGGCAGATCGAACAGCTGGAAGCCGAGAACAACTCGGAGAACGAAGCGATGGGCTCCCGCCAGATTCCTTTCTCGCGCGAGATCTACATTGAGCGGGACGACTTCATGGAAGAGCCGGTCAAGGGCTACCACCGTCTGTATCCGGGCAACGAAGTCCGCTTGAAGCACGCGTATTTCATCAAGTGCGAGAACTTCGTGAAGGACGCCGACGGCAGCGTGATCGAGCTTCACTGCACGTACGATCCCGAGACGAAGAGCGGCAGCGGCTTCACCGGACGCAAGGTCAAGGGCACGATCCACTGGATCGAAGCGACCCAGGCCCGGCCGGCGGAATTCCGCCTGTATGAGCCGCTCATCCTCGAAGAAGAGGGCGAGGAAAGCGAGTCCTTCCTCGACAACATCAATCCGAAGTCGCTCGAGAAGCTGCAGGGCTTCGTAGAGAACAACATGAAGGACGCGAAGGCACAGGACAAGTTCCAGTTCTTCCGCCACGGCTACTTCAACGTCGATCCGAAGGAGACGACAGGCGAGAAGCTCGTCTTCAACCGCATCGTTTCGCTCAAGAGCTCCTTCGACGCCAAGAAATAA